One Gadus morhua chromosome 13, gadMor3.0, whole genome shotgun sequence genomic window carries:
- the ppp1r16b gene encoding protein phosphatase 1 regulatory inhibitor subunit 16B isoform X2: MEGKTSSNRLLARIKPRSLWSGLGLNVRYLLKNNVGPDLCNEDGLTALHQCCIDNYEEMVKVLLCQGASVNAQDNELWTPMHAAATCGHAGLVKILISHGADLLAVNSDGNMPYDLCEDDPTLDIIETAMANRGITQEMINETRASTERRMLGDIQELIRRGEEVNQQDSQGATLLHIAAANGYVQAAELLLEGGGRMDLKDSDGWQPLHAAACWGQMHVAELLVSHGASLNAKTSLDETPIDLCEDEEFRAILLDLKHKHDIIMKSQLKHKTSLCRRTSSAGSRGKVVRRASLSDRHNLCRKEYETEAIVWRGGREGPRAEEKEKEPEQGPGQALHVTPEAEVAAPDTPQLTTLLKDGGSRQNGLISTATSAPPQPPPSNGSAPAADKSPVVTVQPANEESSPRERAQTLSELKKQRAAAKLLSHPLFNGHLGNGSLDSFADCKLSCSEDPRMPLVSSNGSAVYYTPASGDPPILRFKQPMDEEHPKTRTCCCVS; encoded by the exons ATGGAGGGGAAGACATCCAGCAATAGACTACTCGCGAGGATCAAGCCCCGGTCGCTGTGGTCaggactgggccttaatg TTCGCTACCTACTGAAAAACAACGTGGGCCCAGACCTGTGCAACGAAGACGGCCTCACAGCCCTCCATCAG tgTTGCATTGACAACTATGAGGAGATGGTGAAGGTCCTGCTCTGCCAGGGAGCTAGCGTCAACGCCCAGGACAACGAGCTGTGGACCCCCATGCACGCCGCCGCCACCTGCGGCCACGCCGGCCTCGTCAAGATACTCATCTCACA CGGTGCAGACCTGCTGGCAGTCAACTCGGACGGGAACATGCCCTACGACCTCTGTGAGGACGACCCGACGCTGGACATCATCGAGACGGCCATGGCTAACCGAG GCATCACCCAGGAGATGATAAACGAAACCCGGGCGTCGACGGAGAGGAGGATGCTGGGAGATATCCAGGAGTTGATCAGACGGGGAGAGGAGGTCAACCAACAGGACTCACAGGGAGCTACACTG CTCCACATTGCGGCGGCTAACGGCTACGTCCAGGCGGccgagctgctgctggagggcgGGGGCCGCATGGACCTGAAGGACAGCGACGGCTGGCAGCCGCTCCACGCCGCCGCCTGCTGGGGACAG ATGCACGTGGCAGAGCTGCTGGTCTCTCACGGCGCCAGCCTCAACGCCAAGACCTCCCTGGACGAGACCCCTATCG ATCTGTGTGAAGACGAAGAGTTCAGGGCCATTCTGCTGGacctcaaacacaaacatgacatcatcatgaaGTCGCAGCTCAAGCATAAGACCTCCCTGTGCAGGCGGACCTCCAGCGCAGGCAGCCGCGG GAAGGTGGTGCGTCGGGCCAGCCTGTCGGACAGACACAACCTCTGCCGCAAGGAGTACGAGACGGAGGCCATCGTGTGGCGGGGCGGGCGCGAGGGGCCGCGGgccgaggagaaggagaaggagccggAGCAGGGGCCCGGCCAGGCGCTTCAT GTGACGCCTGAAGCCGAAGTAGCCGCTCCAGACACGCCCCAGTTAACGACCCTCCTCAAAGACGGCGGCAGCAGACAGAACGGGCTGATCTCCACGGCGACGTCCGCGCCTCCGCAGCCCCCCCCGTCCAATGGCAGCGCTCCCGCCGCGGACAAGAGCCCCGTGGTCACCGTGCAACCGGCCAATGAGGAGTCCTCTCCCAGGGAGCGCGCCCAGACCCTCTCGGAGCTCAAGAAGCAGAGGGCCGCCGCCAAGCTGCTGAGCCACCCCTTGTTCAACGGTCACCTAGGCAACGGGTCCTTGGACTCCTTCGCCGACTGCAAGCTGAGCTGCTCGGAGGACCCTCGCATGCCGCTCGTCTCCTCCAATGGCAGCGCTGTGTACTACACGCCGGCCAGCGGAGACCCGCCCATCCTGCGGTTCAAACAGCCAATGGATGAGGAGCATCCGAAGACGCGCACCTGCTGCTGTGTGTCGTAG